One region of Collinsella aerofaciens ATCC 25986 genomic DNA includes:
- a CDS encoding VaFE repeat-containing surface-anchored protein has product MNAAKDCTLQEKLLRCAMALILAAGALLASVAASPAYAAPSTVDVSIGGKIPYGGFATTWMSADGNIAYCAEPSSPTPAPGSYSTSPVPNADVTAAIWYSFGSPGFDASMFPGSWYDGGGWDDAKYAAASHVLIAYAYSGSESAATHGTSAEFASWAKSELIGGTFAKMKAGAGKVSAGFEAFCVRTGGGSQTLVSFSWSAGGVKVAKEDSEAGAEPQGDASLDGASFSVVNETGRYVLVGGKYYADGEACATIKTAPEDGSHVAATGADALPAGNYRIVESGAPEGYDASDASVTFTVKADEVRDLTGDPVTDEVFRGGVQVTKSDKELQASEALAGSGHKEAPGEHPGLDGIEFTVTNRSAHKVLVDGEWREPGEAVATLTTAWNDEAGAYTAQTAANALPYGTYDVRETATNGSYLLTDGEPRTFEVRTGGEIVSASADGAALEFRDQVVRNDLELSKKSESDNAGLMVPFAIENAATGETHVLVTDRNGDASTASSWNRHSRDTNANDALLGHEGPIAAADMDPKAGIWFSLGEDGSSAPVDDSLAALPYGAYTMTELRCDANEGLELITRSFWIDRDSTVAKAVWMGLDDQEGPRISTTAKDGADGDKDVSADAVAKVVDAVAYEGLKAGEEYELSATLVDKATGEPVADASGMPVEAKAEFAPALSTGSQDVEISFDASLLGGRDLVVFESLRKDGAEVASHADLSDEGQTVHVAVEVGTQAADAADGDQVIEAGKAKVVDTVAYKGLVPGETYIAVGTLMNKGTGDPFLDKDGNGVTARTPFEPEAPSGTVEVTFEFDTEGLAEGDELVVFEKVLDSAGNVVATHEDIDSAEQSVVVDNPDTPEVPEEPYAKTGADAPDGTGYAVAAGIALAAAAGAGGALAYRKRKTAGASKDAAAEEPAEEPEE; this is encoded by the coding sequence ATGAACGCAGCGAAAGACTGCACCCTGCAGGAAAAGCTCCTCCGATGCGCCATGGCGCTCATCCTGGCGGCGGGGGCGCTGCTCGCCTCCGTGGCGGCCTCGCCCGCCTACGCCGCGCCGAGCACGGTAGACGTGTCCATCGGCGGCAAGATCCCCTACGGCGGCTTCGCCACCACGTGGATGAGCGCCGACGGGAACATCGCCTACTGCGCCGAGCCCTCGTCCCCGACGCCCGCGCCGGGCTCCTACTCGACGAGCCCCGTGCCGAACGCCGACGTGACAGCGGCGATCTGGTACTCGTTCGGCTCTCCCGGCTTCGACGCGTCGATGTTCCCGGGCAGCTGGTACGACGGCGGCGGCTGGGACGACGCGAAGTACGCCGCGGCGAGCCATGTGCTCATCGCCTACGCCTACTCTGGGTCCGAGTCAGCTGCCACGCACGGCACGAGCGCCGAGTTCGCCTCCTGGGCGAAATCCGAGCTGATCGGCGGGACCTTCGCCAAGATGAAGGCGGGCGCCGGCAAGGTCTCCGCCGGGTTCGAGGCGTTCTGCGTCAGGACCGGCGGCGGCTCCCAGACGCTCGTGAGCTTCAGCTGGTCCGCAGGCGGCGTCAAGGTCGCCAAAGAGGACTCCGAGGCGGGCGCGGAGCCCCAGGGCGACGCCTCGCTCGACGGCGCGAGCTTCTCCGTCGTTAACGAGACCGGCCGCTACGTGCTGGTCGGCGGCAAGTACTACGCCGACGGCGAGGCGTGCGCCACGATCAAGACCGCGCCCGAGGACGGGTCGCACGTCGCCGCGACCGGCGCCGACGCACTTCCCGCAGGCAATTACCGCATCGTCGAGTCCGGCGCGCCCGAGGGCTACGACGCCAGCGACGCCTCCGTCACGTTCACCGTGAAGGCCGACGAGGTGCGCGACCTCACGGGCGACCCCGTGACCGACGAGGTCTTCCGCGGCGGCGTGCAGGTGACCAAGTCCGACAAGGAGCTGCAGGCGTCCGAGGCGCTCGCGGGCAGCGGCCACAAGGAGGCGCCTGGCGAGCACCCCGGCCTCGACGGAATCGAGTTCACCGTCACGAACCGCTCGGCGCACAAGGTCCTCGTCGACGGCGAATGGCGCGAGCCGGGCGAAGCCGTGGCCACGCTGACCACCGCATGGAACGACGAGGCCGGCGCCTACACCGCGCAGACCGCGGCCAACGCACTGCCGTACGGAACCTACGACGTGCGGGAGACGGCGACGAACGGGAGCTACCTGCTAACCGACGGCGAGCCCCGCACCTTCGAGGTCCGCACCGGCGGCGAGATCGTGAGCGCCTCCGCGGACGGCGCCGCGCTCGAGTTCCGCGACCAGGTGGTGCGCAACGACCTCGAGCTCTCCAAGAAGAGCGAGTCCGACAACGCCGGCCTCATGGTCCCGTTCGCCATCGAGAACGCGGCCACCGGCGAGACGCACGTGCTGGTGACGGACCGCAACGGCGACGCGTCCACCGCGAGCAGCTGGAACAGGCACTCGAGGGACACCAACGCCAACGACGCCCTGCTCGGCCATGAGGGCCCGATTGCTGCCGCCGACATGGACCCGAAGGCCGGCATCTGGTTCTCGCTCGGCGAGGACGGCTCCTCGGCGCCGGTCGACGACTCGCTGGCGGCACTGCCGTACGGCGCCTACACCATGACCGAGCTGCGCTGCGATGCCAACGAGGGCCTCGAGCTCATCACGAGGAGCTTCTGGATCGATCGCGACTCGACGGTCGCAAAGGCCGTGTGGATGGGCCTCGACGACCAGGAGGGCCCGCGCATCTCCACCACGGCAAAGGACGGGGCGGACGGCGACAAGGACGTCTCGGCCGACGCCGTGGCCAAGGTCGTCGACGCGGTCGCCTACGAGGGCCTGAAGGCCGGCGAGGAGTACGAGCTCTCGGCGACCCTCGTCGACAAGGCGACCGGCGAGCCCGTGGCCGACGCCTCGGGCATGCCCGTGGAGGCCAAGGCAGAGTTCGCGCCCGCGCTCTCGACGGGCAGCCAGGACGTCGAGATCTCCTTCGACGCGAGCCTGCTCGGCGGCCGCGACCTGGTCGTGTTCGAGAGCCTTCGCAAGGACGGAGCCGAGGTGGCGTCGCACGCGGACCTCTCCGACGAGGGCCAGACCGTCCACGTCGCCGTCGAGGTGGGCACGCAGGCGGCTGACGCCGCCGACGGCGACCAGGTCATCGAGGCCGGCAAGGCAAAGGTCGTCGACACGGTGGCCTACAAGGGCCTCGTCCCCGGCGAGACCTACATCGCCGTGGGCACGCTCATGAACAAGGGCACCGGAGATCCGTTCCTCGACAAGGACGGCAACGGGGTGACCGCGCGCACGCCCTTCGAGCCCGAGGCGCCCTCCGGCACCGTCGAGGTGACCTTCGAGTTCGACACCGAGGGCCTGGCCGAGGGAGACGAGCTCGTCGTCTTCGAGAAGGTCCTGGACTCTGCCGGCAACGTCGTTGCGACCCACGAGGACATCGACTCCGCCGAGCAGAGCGTCGTCGTGGACAACCCCGACACGCCCGAGGTGCCCGAGGAGCCCTACGCCAAGACCGGGGCCGACGCCCCCGACGGCACCGGCTACGCCGTGGCCGCAGGCATCGCTCTGGCAGCTGCGGCGGGCGCGGGCGGAGCGCTCGCGTACCGCAAGCGCAAGACGGCCGGCGCAAGCAAGGACGCGGCAGCCGAAGAGCCTGCCGAAGAGCCGGAAGAGTAG
- a CDS encoding conjugal transfer protein TrbL — protein MRALESRRRRVFAISAATAFALCALLLVPAQPAYADIAGDVNEWLCGLLRDCCNWMFKAQTGVLGSIGANGILSADFAHMLTSSSDLTMHDVARGVWQVAILPIGCGVLGLVFTLKLIEISQRMDGSQSLPGVKEVVFLLVFFAVFLFLIQNSFDLMASIYEVCGLAIDRVEALFGAGGALDLPEVSVVTTDDDIPSLIAMLVVSLISWVVVLAAYVIALVVCWARALQLYIMAAFAPIPLAFLGMDATRQIGLGYLKSFGAVCIAGVIILVLLISFPLVLGGLTGANPGTGTPADAVANGLTYALQYLAMCVLLILALVKSGSWARDIVSGF, from the coding sequence GTGCGGGCGCTTGAATCGCGACGCCGAAGGGTCTTCGCCATCTCCGCCGCGACCGCCTTCGCCCTCTGCGCGCTCCTGCTCGTCCCAGCGCAGCCGGCATACGCCGACATCGCCGGGGACGTCAACGAGTGGCTGTGCGGCCTTCTGCGCGACTGCTGCAACTGGATGTTCAAGGCGCAGACGGGCGTGCTCGGGTCGATCGGCGCGAACGGGATCCTCTCGGCCGACTTCGCGCACATGCTCACGAGCTCGAGCGACCTGACCATGCACGACGTCGCCCGCGGCGTGTGGCAGGTGGCCATCCTGCCGATCGGGTGCGGGGTGCTCGGCCTGGTCTTCACCCTGAAGCTCATCGAGATCTCCCAGCGCATGGACGGCAGCCAGAGCCTCCCCGGCGTCAAGGAGGTCGTCTTCCTCCTCGTGTTCTTCGCCGTGTTCCTGTTCCTCATACAGAACAGCTTCGACCTGATGGCGTCGATCTACGAGGTCTGCGGGCTCGCCATCGACCGAGTCGAGGCGCTCTTCGGCGCCGGTGGCGCGCTCGACCTGCCCGAGGTGTCAGTCGTCACCACCGACGACGACATCCCGTCGCTCATCGCCATGCTCGTCGTGAGCCTCATCAGCTGGGTCGTGGTGCTGGCAGCCTACGTCATCGCCCTCGTGGTCTGCTGGGCCCGCGCGCTCCAGCTCTACATCATGGCCGCGTTCGCCCCGATCCCGCTGGCGTTCCTCGGCATGGACGCCACGCGCCAGATAGGCCTCGGCTACCTGAAGAGCTTCGGGGCGGTCTGCATCGCCGGCGTCATCATCCTCGTTCTGCTCATATCGTTCCCGCTCGTGCTCGGCGGGCTCACCGGGGCGAACCCCGGGACGGGCACCCCGGCCGACGCGGTCGCAAACGGGCTCACCTACGCGCTGCAGTACCTGGCCATGTGCGTGCTGCTCATCCTGGCCCTCGTGAAGAGCGGCTCCTGGGCGCGCGACATCGTGAGCGGCTTCTAA